A genomic window from Archaeoglobus profundus DSM 5631 includes:
- a CDS encoding ribbon-helix-helix protein, CopG family, translating into MKGVVEVGRIVVTKTVSMPLEIAYVIQKLAEKLQTSESAVVRIAILEKAEREGVEIPSQWKSGFERGG; encoded by the coding sequence ATGAAGGGGGTGGTAGAAGTGGGGAGGATTGTTGTCACAAAAACAGTCTCAATGCCTCTCGAAATCGCCTATGTAATCCAAAAACTCGCTGAAAAACTTCAAACATCAGAATCAGCAGTTGTGAGAATTGCGATCCTTGAAAAAGCTGAGCGTGAGGGTGTGGAGATTCCATCTCAATGGAAGAGCGGTTTTGAGAGAGGTGGTTAA
- a CDS encoding winged helix-turn-helix domain-containing protein, which produces MVSKRELEILGFIIGGKKYFHAIQEALGLKKPIVSEYLSNLKNKGLIIERQDPNDRRRKLYEINPEEFVFTTVNEIISFIEKYIELTEEEKKELEKVLRHPSAHEYFKKRLELIISSGEKLSVEDEISAFVDGIVAVKLFEEAFKDIYRKFAKDFARELVKGTSVASTSHLLEIAENLPMWFVERWSSLERFRKSAIGQALISILVATRDLLQKKDIIKKKFLKG; this is translated from the coding sequence ATGGTTAGTAAAAGAGAGCTCGAGATTCTGGGATTCATAATTGGAGGAAAAAAGTATTTTCACGCAATCCAAGAAGCTTTAGGGCTTAAGAAACCGATTGTGAGCGAATACCTATCTAATTTGAAAAACAAGGGTTTAATTATAGAAAGACAAGATCCAAATGATAGGAGGAGGAAACTTTACGAAATCAATCCTGAAGAGTTTGTTTTCACAACTGTGAATGAAATTATATCCTTTATTGAAAAATACATTGAGCTAACTGAGGAGGAGAAGAAAGAACTCGAAAAGGTGTTAAGGCATCCCTCTGCTCATGAATATTTCAAAAAAAGGCTTGAATTGATCATAAGTTCGGGTGAAAAGCTCAGCGTTGAAGATGAGATATCCGCTTTCGTTGATGGTATTGTTGCAGTTAAGCTGTTTGAGGAAGCTTTCAAGGATATATATAGGAAGTTTGCCAAAGACTTCGCAAGGGAGTTGGTTAAAGGAACATCTGTAGCTTCAACATCTCATCTTCTCGAGATTGCCGAAAACCTCCCAATGTGGTTTGTTGAGAGATGGTCGAGTCTTGAGCGTTTCAGGAAATCTGCAATCGGTCAAGCTCTTATTAGTATACTTGTAGCTACACGAGATTTATTACAGAAGAAAGATATAATTAAGAAGAAGTTCTTGAAAGGGTAG
- a CDS encoding NMD3-related protein — protein MKHPCIVQIRDVEEERLENLISKAYKFNVNVEKVKGGVDVYFEDVNDARKFISILKKLLNFEVKFSTKFAGLRKGRVRVLFVYCLRYRG, from the coding sequence ATGAAACATCCGTGCATAGTTCAAATAAGGGATGTCGAAGAGGAGAGGCTTGAAAACCTTATTTCAAAGGCTTACAAGTTCAACGTCAATGTTGAGAAGGTAAAAGGAGGAGTGGATGTTTATTTCGAGGATGTGAACGATGCAAGAAAGTTCATCTCAATTCTGAAGAAGTTGCTGAATTTTGAAGTTAAATTCAGCACGAAATTCGCAGGATTGAGAAAGGGAAGGGTGAGAGTTCTCTTCGTTTACTGCCTTAGATACAGAGGATAA
- a CDS encoding DNA-directed RNA polymerase subunit K, translated as MKRTFPFKYTRFEKVRIIGARALQIALGAPVLIETDKTDPLEIAREEFERGVIPITVRRRRESFVWLERYDLF; from the coding sequence ATTAAACGCACCTTCCCCTTTAAATATACTCGATTTGAAAAAGTCCGTATCATCGGTGCAAGGGCTCTGCAGATAGCTTTGGGCGCACCAGTGTTAATAGAAACTGACAAAACCGATCCCTTAGAAATTGCAAGAGAGGAATTCGAGAGAGGAGTAATTCCAATAACTGTCAGGAGAAGAAGGGAGAGCTTCGTCTGGCTTGAAAGATACGATCTGTTTTAA
- a CDS encoding DNA-directed RNA polymerase subunit N encodes MEGVDFPIRCFSCGAVIGHLYAEYKKKLEEGKSPKEALDEMGIERYCCRRMFLTYKSVLEEIAKFHGAVG; translated from the coding sequence ATGGAAGGGGTAGACTTCCCCATCAGATGCTTCAGCTGTGGAGCCGTAATAGGACACCTCTACGCGGAATACAAGAAGAAACTTGAAGAAGGTAAAAGTCCGAAAGAGGCTTTGGATGAAATGGGAATTGAGAGGTATTGTTGCAGGAGAATGTTCCTGACTTACAAGTCCGTGCTTGAGGAGATTGCGAAGTTCCATGGGGCCGTGGGGTAG
- a CDS encoding 30S ribosomal protein S9 produces the protein MKVVITSGKRKTAVAKAVVRDGVGRVRINKIPLEIFQPELARLTIMEPLIIAKDLAKKVDIDVTVNGGGVMGQAEAARTAIARGLVEWSGDEELKRAYLEYDRYLLVNDVRRKEPKKQGGRGARKRRQTSYR, from the coding sequence ATGAAGGTCGTGATAACAAGTGGTAAGAGGAAAACAGCTGTTGCCAAAGCCGTTGTAAGGGACGGAGTTGGTAGGGTCAGAATAAATAAGATTCCTCTCGAAATTTTCCAACCTGAACTTGCCAGACTAACCATAATGGAGCCACTGATTATAGCAAAGGACTTGGCAAAGAAGGTTGACATCGATGTTACCGTGAACGGTGGAGGTGTCATGGGTCAGGCTGAAGCTGCGAGAACAGCAATAGCAAGGGGGCTGGTTGAGTGGAGCGGAGATGAAGAGCTTAAAAGAGCTTACTTAGAATACGACAGGTATCTGCTCGTCAACGACGTGAGGAGGAAAGAGCCCAAGAAACAGGGAGGAAGGGGAGCAAGGAAGAGGAGGCAGACTTCTTACAGGTAA
- the rplM gene encoding 50S ribosomal protein L13: MAVSVKRALKTLGDDFVVINAEGHILGRLSSIIAKRLLNGEKIVVVNAEKAIVTGDREMVFQRYKEKYDRGSKEKGPYFPRHPEKLFKRTVRGMLPWKSRRGREAYRRLRVFMGVPEELKDKEFEIVEQALYEKVCKTDKFVTVAEICEYLGYKFRGA; the protein is encoded by the coding sequence ATGGCTGTGAGCGTTAAGAGGGCCTTGAAGACCCTTGGCGACGACTTCGTTGTGATAAATGCGGAAGGACATATTTTAGGCAGATTGAGCAGCATTATCGCAAAGAGGTTGCTGAACGGAGAAAAGATAGTAGTTGTCAATGCTGAAAAGGCTATAGTTACTGGAGATAGAGAAATGGTCTTTCAGAGATACAAGGAGAAGTACGACAGGGGTAGTAAGGAAAAGGGCCCCTACTTCCCAAGACATCCTGAAAAACTCTTCAAAAGAACTGTCAGAGGTATGCTTCCTTGGAAGAGCAGAAGGGGTAGAGAAGCATACAGAAGGCTTAGGGTTTTCATGGGAGTTCCCGAAGAATTGAAGGACAAGGAGTTTGAGATTGTTGAACAGGCGTTGTATGAGAAGGTTTGTAAGACTGACAAGTTTGTAACGGTAGCAGAGATTTGTGAGTATTTGGGTTACAAGTTTAGGGGTGCATGA
- a CDS encoding 50S ribosomal protein L18e — translation MSKVERLTKRKTDPNLVKLIESLFKASAENKAKIWKDIAERLARPKRLYAEVNVSKIERYAKEGETILVPGKVLGGGRITKAVTVAALSFSDSARRKIESAGGKCLTISQLIEINPGGSGVRIMG, via the coding sequence ATGAGTAAAGTCGAGAGACTGACTAAGAGAAAGACCGATCCAAACTTGGTGAAGCTAATCGAATCACTGTTCAAAGCATCAGCTGAGAACAAGGCAAAGATATGGAAGGACATCGCAGAGAGATTGGCTAGACCAAAGAGACTTTACGCAGAAGTAAATGTCTCGAAGATAGAAAGGTACGCCAAAGAGGGAGAAACGATCTTAGTTCCAGGGAAGGTTTTAGGAGGAGGTAGGATAACAAAAGCCGTTACAGTTGCAGCCTTAAGCTTCTCAGATTCAGCTAGGAGAAAGATTGAGTCTGCGGGAGGTAAGTGTCTTACGATTTCTCAGCTGATCGAGATAAATCCGGGAGGTAGCGGAGTCAGGATTATGGGGTGA
- the pyrE gene encoding orotate phosphoribosyltransferase — translation MKEKLIDMLKEIGALKFGEFILSSGKKSNVYVDIKIACTYPEILRTVAKLMAEKVKGIDFDKIACIELGGVPLAVALSLETNKPYVIFRKEKKSYGVGGDLIGTIEEGERIVVVEDVTTTGKSAYSVVRRVEERGGKVVAVLTVVDRNEGARELIPNLIPIVELKELLENI, via the coding sequence ATGAAGGAGAAGCTTATAGACATGCTAAAAGAAATCGGAGCTTTGAAATTTGGAGAATTCATTCTTTCATCTGGGAAGAAGAGCAACGTCTATGTTGACATAAAAATAGCATGCACATACCCCGAAATACTAAGGACTGTCGCAAAGCTGATGGCTGAAAAGGTTAAAGGTATTGACTTCGACAAGATAGCCTGCATAGAGCTAGGAGGCGTTCCACTGGCTGTAGCTCTTTCCCTCGAAACTAACAAGCCCTACGTCATATTCAGAAAGGAGAAGAAGTCCTACGGAGTTGGCGGTGATCTGATAGGGACTATTGAGGAAGGCGAGAGGATTGTAGTTGTTGAAGATGTGACTACAACGGGAAAGTCTGCTTATTCAGTGGTTAGGAGGGTTGAAGAGAGGGGTGGTAAGGTAGTAGCTGTGCTGACTGTCGTCGATAGGAATGAAGGGGCCAGAGAGCTCATTCCAAATCTAATCCCAATTGTCGAACTTAAAGAACTCTTGGAGAACATTTAA